A stretch of DNA from Paenibacillus sp. FSL W8-0186:
GCGGTCAAATAACAGTTCACTCCGGCTTTCGCCAGCTTCTCCGAGCGCCCCCATGCCGCCGACAAAATTCAAGAGATTTCCTTGCCCATCCCATAGCTCGAATATTAAGTTCTGATAAGCTTCTCTCGACCCATCCTCTGGTTCCAGATTTAAAGTCACCTTCGTTGTCAGGGGGGTAAATTGAATTTCGTCCAGTGTGACGGTAACATTTCTCCAGTTTCTCGTTTCTCTAGGGGAGAGACTCGTTGTCTTCGTCTGCTTGCGAACAGGCATCTCGAAAACAAATGGCTCCTTGGTACCCTCCAGCCAAAATTGAGCTGTCAGTGTAAATTGATCTGGTAGAAAATATGCCGATTCCCCCGGGCCGGAATGGGCAGTTAACCGGAAAATCGCTGAATGAGGATCTTCTGTCGGCAGCCCGCTCAAACCGATGCGTTGGTTTCCCTTATATTCGTGGGTAGGTTTGCCGTTGATGAACATTTTGAAATCTCTGATTTCGCCTCTTTGGTGGATCACTTTCGCATTCTCCCCTTCTCCGACGACCTCGGAATCCAGAATAGCGTTGGGAAAATGATCGCCTTCTCGCTGAACCGCCAGAGACAAGCGAAGTCCGTCAAAGATGACCTGGGGCACATGCAGAGTAACTCCCTCATGGGTCACACTGGCTTTTGTTTCCTCGACCAGTCCTTGCTCCTCCGCTGTTTGTAGTCCCAAATCGTCAACCAGTTTGAAGATATTGCTGATGAGCGGCAGGTTTTTCAATGAATTTGCCAACGCTGGCGACATCATTACACCACTTAGTCCCCCGATAAAGATAAGGAGGACGGCAGCGGCTGTAGCGGCCCAAAATTTGCTCATGATCCGGCTGCGGATGTTATGCCCGGTTTTGTTCTCTATCGGATGATGGGGCAAGGAAGCGTAAACTTGATCCTGACGTTGACGAATGATCTCCGGTACTTCGTTTAGTTCTCCTCTGCCGATTTCCCGAAGCTTTTTATCGAGATCATATATTTCCATAAGTCAGCTTCCCCTCCTGTTTCCGCTTTATTTCATCGGCTAATATCCCGCGAGCCCGGTGCAGACGCGTTCGGACGGCTCCTTCGGAAATGTCCAGCACACTCGAGATTTGTTTAATTGACAAGTCTTGAAAATAAAACAAATGGATGACGATGCGCAATGACTCGTCCAGATGATCCACGGCCTCATGCAGATCCAGCTTGCTGCTGTCCTCGTAGTAATGGAACGGAGGCTCCGCTTCCGGGAGTTCTGCCATAACCACCGTCTTACTGCGCAAACGAAGCAACTGATTGCATTCATTGATCAGAATCCGGATGACCCAGGTTTTAAAATATTTTGGCTGTTGTAATGTGGCTAAGCCTTTGTACGCTTTAAGCGTAGTTTCCTGAAATGCGTCCGCACAGTCTTCGTCACGTCTGACAATGGACTTGGCCAAGCTATATAACTGAGGCTCCAGCATCCGGAAGAGCCGGATGAACGCTTCCCGGTCACCTTGCTGCGCCCGCTTGACGTCCAGTACTATATCTTGCTGCAAGAATTTCAACTCCTTTTGAGGGCCCTCTATAGAATTAGATCGGGGAGTGGGCGAAAAGGTTACAGGCTATGACCGACTTATTTGGAATAGGATGGATTGCAGTGATGTTTGGATTTTCCATAAAAATACCCTGACCAGGATTTGTGCCCTGGTCAGGGTCATTTGTTTTTTCTAGGTTTACTATGATGGGAGCGTGTATCAATCACGGGGGGCTGTTCGCGATAAAAGATATGCATCCTGCCGTTTTGTCTCAGGCCAGCTTCTCATCCAGAAAAATGTTTTCCAGCGAGACCCTTTCCCGTTCGATGCTGTAAATTCTGATTTTACACTCCACCGCGGCTTGGACAATCTCCGGGATCACCTCTTCCTCGTCGAGCTCTATCTCGACATAAGGGGGTTTACACTGCACGGCACCAGCCATCTGCTGTAACCGATCCAGCCACAGGCTTTCTTGTGATTGATCGCTGGCTTGATATTTGATAGTTATGTTGATGCTGCGGGTATGTGCCTCGCGAAGCTGTTCCAAGGTTCCCATTTTTTCAATTTTTCCATGGTTCAGAATAGCCACCCGATCACAGATGCGTTCAATTTCTTCGAGATTATGGGACGTCATGAATATAGTAATGCCTTGAGATGCTAGCGTACTGATCAATTGACGAATTTGCAGTGCGGACTCGACGTCCAGCGTCGAGGTGGGCTCATCTAGAAAAATCAGCTCTGGGGAGCCGATCAAAGCTTGAGCGATGCCTAATTTTTTTCTCATTCCAAGCGAGAATTGCCCGACCTTTCGGCCTAAATCCTCTCCTAGACCTACCGATTCAAGCAGGTCAACAAGCGAGTCCTTTCGGGCTGAAACCCCTTTAACTCGAGCGAAAAATTTCATATGCTGAATGGCGGTCATTTCATTGTAGTAATTACTGTTATCTGGCAAGACACCGATGCGCTGTTTGATTTTATTCATATGCCTGTAGGGTGTATTTAAGATCTCGATTGTGCCAGAAGTCGGTGTTAAAATGCCGCTCAGCATGTTGATGGTAGTACTTTTGCCAGCTCCATTTCTTCCGAGAAGAGCGAATACTTCTCCAGTCTCTAGACTAAAGCTGATATCATCCACGGCTTTCTTCGTCTTATACTCTTTAGACAGTTGGTTTACGATTAATGCTTTCATGCTTATAAATCCTTTCTCTGAAATAAAACCACGGCGGCTGCTAAGTAGACAAGGACCTCGGCCACAGTTACGAGCAGCAGTGCTGGTTGTTCAAACATTGGGTAGTAGGGAAGCAGATAACGCAAAGCACGGATCGGCACAACGGAGGAGAACATGCTCCAGATTCCAAAAATCGGCAGGGCCAGACCGAGCAGCACGCTCAGGATCACGGAATAGGCGTGGTGTATCACTAAGGTAGATAGCATAACGCAAATGCTGGACAGGAAGGCAAGATATATCCATAGAAATAGCAATTCATGAATGACAAAGGTTCGCGTGATAAAGGATACCAATACGAAAGAAATGAGAGATACGATGACCCAAAATAACCATACCGCCAAGAACTTGCCTAGAATCACTGAAGGGCGGGAGGTTTTGGTAATCAAAAGACGGATCCGCTGCAGCTGAATGTCGCGATTCACAATATCATGCGATAGAGTAAGCACAAATAGAGCCCCAAAGATCACCAGTATAAAAGATAATCCAGCCAGAGCCGTAGCCGACGGATTCGAGGATTCGTCCATAAATAGGGGGCTATTTCTCAAGCTGCGGGCGGCTAAAATGGATATTCCGGTAATAAATAAAACGATTAAAATAGATTTAATTCCTCTAATTAGGCCGACGAATTCTTTAATTACTATTCCTTTCATAACAATTCTCCTTCTTTCATCCCCTATACATTCTTTGATTCTCGAGTGAGCCACCTGCCAATAAGCCCGACCATGGCTAATCCTCCGAAAATAAACATCAGAGTCTTGTGCTCATAGAAAAAAAGCGGGTAATCAAGTAGCCGACAACACCTGCTAAACTTAACAGCTCAAACAGTTTACGCATAAATATCTCTCCTGTCCCTTATTCACTATTCGTATCCTATTAAGTTAGCAAATATTATACTTAGTTACAAGAAAATACCTGTAAATTATAGGTTTCTCAGCTGTACTGCTGCCTTATTTGCAAAAATATGGATTGAAACAATAAAAAGCCCTGACCAGGTAGAGTGTTCTGGTCAGGGCTTAATGAGTTTTAAAGCTGGGTTTTCTGCGAAGTGACATCCGGATCGGCTAGAAAGGAAGTGATTGGCATCGAGGCCGCGCCCAGGGCGGTGCTGCGAATGCCCAGCTCGGCGAAGGCGACCTGCGTCTTCTTCATATGATAGGACAAACTGCGGCTCTCCAGGGTATGCAGCATAGGCTCCTGAAGCAGATCTCCAGCCATCGACAGACGGTTGCCGATGACAATCAATTCAGGATTCAGAATGTTGACGAGGTTTGCTAGGCCGACGCCCAGATGCTTCCCCGTCTCTTCCAGCAGGGAGAGCGCATCGGGATCGCCTGCCCGGGCAAGGTTTAGCAGGCGCTCCAGCCCTTCCTCATCGGAAGCGGCCGAGCTGTCCTTCCAGCGCTGGGCTGCACGATCGAGCAGCGCCTTCTCCGAAGCGAGCGTCTCCCAACAGCCGCGGTTGCCGCAGCGGCAAAGGGGGCCGTTCTCGCTCACCGTCATGTGGCCCACTTCGCCGGAGAAATTGGAAATGCCGCGGTACAGCTCGCCGCCGACAATCATGCCGGAGCCGATCCCGACACCGATGCTGATATAAATCAAATTGGCGGCATCGCGTCCGGCCCCGTACAGCTTCTCGCCGATTGCCCCTGCGTTGGCTTCATTGTCTATGTGAATATTCTCCCCGAATTCGGAGACGAGTAAATTCTGAACAGCGACATTGTTCCAGCCCAGGTTCGGGGCCGAGACGATCCGGCTCTTCTCGTCGACGAGTCCCGGTACACCGATCCCGATGCCGACGATGCCGTAAGGCGATTCGGGCGCTTTCTTGCTGAGCCAGTGGATCATTTTGCGGATTTGGTCAATCGCATGATCAGGCGACGAATCCTCCAGGGGAACCGTTCGTTCCCGAATGACGTTCCCTTCCAGGTCTACGAGCAGGGCAAACAGATCGTTGACGCGGATATCGATGCCGATGGCATATCCGGCGCCGCGGTTGAACAGCAGCAGCGTAGGCTTCCGCCCGCCGCTCGATTCGCCAGGGCCGATTTCGGTGACCAGCTGGCTCTCGATCAGCTCGGAGACAAGCGAAGATACAGTGGCTTTATTCAGGCCGAGCGTAGCGGCGATATCGGCACGGGACAAGGGCTGCCGCTGACGAATCGTATCCAGAACGAGCGTTTTGTTCATTTTCTTGATCAGTTGCTGATCGCCCGTAATTTTCATGATGATACCCTCGATTCTACATAAAAGATAACTACATCATACACATAACGGTGATGCTAAATCAATAACTTAGTTAGTTTACTAGACAAACTAAGTCGGCCGTGTTAGGATAAAGATATCAAGCAGCATGCCTCGTCTAAATTTGGGTCATGCTACTAATAATCATCATGATGTAAAGGCTTACTTTCCACAAGTAATTCCAAATCAGACTGGGAGGATTTCAAGTATGAGTTATTTCAAGAACATTAACAAAATCCAGTACGAAGGTTCAGGCTCCAACAATCCGCTGGCATTCAAACATTATAACGAGGACGAAGTCGTACTTGGCAAAACGATGAAAGAGCATCTTCGTTTTGCGGTGGCTTACTGGCATACCCTGACGATGGACGGAAGCGACCCGTTCGGTCAAGCAACCATGATTCGTCCATGGGAGACTCGCACAGGTCTTGATCTTGCGAAGGACCGCGTGGAAGTAAACTTCGAATTCCTAGAGAAGCTCGGTGCTCCTTACTTCGCGTTCCATGACCGCGACATTGCTCCTGAAGGCGCAAACCTGAAAGAGACGAACGAAAACTTGGACGTTATCGTTGCTAAGATCAAAGAAGGCATGAAAGCTACCGGCGTGAAATTGCTCTGGAACACAGCGAACATGTTCTCCAACCCTCGTTTTGTTCACGGTGCAGCAACGACTTCCAATGCTGATGTATTTGCTTATGCAGCTGCACAAGTGAAGAAAGGTCTGGAAACAGGTCTTGAGCTTGGTTCTGAAAACTATGTATTCTGGGGCGGCCGTGAAGGCTACGAGTCTCTGCTCAATACGGACATGGGTCTTGAGCTTGACAACCTGGCAAGATTCTTCCATATGGCTCTTGATTATGCGAAGGAAATCGGCTACACAGGCCAATTCCTGATCGAGCCTAAGCCGAAAGAGCCTTCCAAGCACCAATACGACTTCGATGCGGCTACAACCATCGCATTCCTGCAAAAATACGGCTTGGCAGACCACTTCAAGCTGAACCTGGAAGCGAACCACGCGACACTGGCTGGACATACGTTCGAGCATGAGCTGCGCGTTGCACGCCTCAACAACATGCTGGGTTCCATCGATGCCAACCAAGGCGACCTGCTGCTTGGCTGGGATACGGATGAATTCCCGACAGATCTGTATGCAGTTACACTGGCAATGTACGAAATTCTGGAGAACGGCGGCCTTGGCGCTGGCGGCGTGAACTTCGACGCGAAGGTAAGAAGAAGCTCCTTCGAGCCGGAAGACCTGTTCTACTCTCACATCGCAGGTATGGATACCTTCGCCAAAGGACTTAAAGTAGCAGCTAAACTGATCGAGGACAAATTCTTCGACAACTTGCTGGAAGAGCGTTATGCCAGCTTCAAGAGCGGCATCGGAGCCGACATCGTATCCGGTAAAGCCAACTTCAAGACGCTGGAAGCTTATGCACTGCAAAACAGCGAGATCCGCAACAAATCCAGCCACCTGGAATTGGTTAAAGCTCGATTGAACGAATATATTTTCGCTACGAAATAAGATCACTACGAAATAAGATCACTATGAAATAAGAGCAATTATAAAGGGGACGCTGGACGTCCCCTTTTGAATATGAGAAGTAAGCTGGGAGCGGCAATTTTTATTTGGTGAAGGGAGAGTCACGGATGAAATACGTAATCGGAATCGATCTGGGCACTAGCTCGGTAAAGACGCTGCTGGTAGGCCAAGACGGAGAGATCAAAGGAGAAGCAACGGCAGCTTATCCGCTTATTCACGAGCGCCCCGGGTACAGTGAGCAAGACCCTGAAGAATGGGTAAAAGGCACGATCACCTGCCTCAAAGAACTGATGAAGAGCAGCGGCATCGCTGCCGAGGACATCGAAGGCGTCTCGTTCTCCGGCCAAATGCACGGCCTTGTGCTGCTGGACGATAAGAATGAAGTGCTGCGCCATGCCATTCTGTGGAATGATACCCGCACGACGAAGCAATGCCGGGAAATTGAAGCCAAGCTTGGCGACAAGCTGCTGGACATTACCAGAAACGCTGCATTGGAAGGCTTTACGCTGCCGAAAGTCCTGTGGGTGCAGGAGAACGAGCCGGAGCTGTTCGCCAAAGCGGCGCGTTTTGTGCTGCCGAAGGACTATTTGCGCTACCGCATGACGGGGAACGTACACATGGAACTGTCCGATGCGGCAGGTACGCTGATGCTGAACGTGCCGGAAGCGAAATGGAGCGAGGAAATTCTGGAGGCATTCGGGCTGTCCAGCGATTTTGCGCCTCCGCTGGTCGGAAGCACCGAAGAGACCGGAACTTTGCTGCCGGAATTCGCTGAACTGACAGGGCTTTCCACGAGCACCAAGGTATTTGGCGGCGGAGCGGACAATGCTTGCGGCGCTGTTGGAGCCGGGATCGTCCGTCAGGGCGATGCGCTGTGCAGCATCGGTACGTCCGGTGTTATTTTGTCGTATGAGGAAGATAAAAATAAAGATTTCGGTGGTAAGGTGCATTTCTTCAACCACTCTCATCCGGGAGCGTTCTATGCGATGGGCGTTACGCTGGCGGCAGGCTACAGCATGAGCTGGTTCAAGGATTCGCTCGCGCCGGAACTGAGCTTCGACGAGCTTTTGAAGCCGGTAGCCGATATCGCTCCTGGAGCGGAAGGGCTGCTGTTCACGCCTTATCTGGTCGGCGAGCGTACGCCGCATGCGGACAGCGTCATCCGCGGCAGCTTCATTGGACTGTCTGGCACGCATCGCCGCGAGCATCTCGCCCGCGCTGTGATGGAGGGCATCACCTTCTCACTGGCAGAATCGCTGGAGCTGTTCCGTCAAGCGGGAATTAACGTGGAGCGCATTATCTCGATCGGCGGCGGCGCCAAGAATCCGGTATGGCTGCAAATGCAGGCGGATATTTTCGGCACGCCGGTCGTTGCATTGAACAACGAGCAGGGCCCGGCCATGGGCGCAGCGATGATGGCAGCGGTTGGCAGCGGCTGGTTTGACAGCCTGAAGGACTGCGCGGATAAATTCATCGGTTACCGTGCCACATACGAGCCAAATGCGGCGAATGTCGAGAAATATGCACGGTTGTTCAAGCTCTACCAGCAAGTATACTCGGCAACCCGTTCCTTGAACGAGGGCTTGCAGGAGTTCAGAGAGCAGTAATCGCAGCAAGAACAGCTTAAGCAGCAATGGTGGACAAAAGCGCAAGAGCGCAAAAAGCCAGAACAATAGTGAAAGAGAGCACCTGGAAGGTGCTCCCTTTGGCGTAAAATGAACAAATCTGCTTCAGCCATTCGTAAATAAAGACAGTAGAATAAACCTAGAGGAAATTGCCTTTTGCAGGGGTGATTTCCTTTTTTTTATTTCATTTGGGCGGCGTTCCTTATAAGAAATTTGCACGCAGCCATGTTATAATAAGCGATATTCTGAGGAGGTTACCATGATTATCGGCAATGTATACCGAAAGTATTTCAAGAACAATCTGTTTTTGAAAATGATTCTGTTCTTTTCGATTATCATGATTGTGACAATTATAACGTTCTCGTACTTGATGTTCTTATCCTTGTCGGAGGCTGCGGTACAGCGTCAGATGAACATCCAGAAACGGGCGGTTGAAAGCGTTAGCAGCTATGTCAGCGGGAAATACGAATCGGTGCAAAATATGATGCGCGATGTGTACCGGGACAGCGAGCTGGCGAGCAACACCTCTTTTCTTATGGAGCATCCCTATGAAGAGTATGTCCGGTTCAGATTGGATAAGTTCTACAGCGATATCGGAGCAACAACTGATGCGGTTCAGTTCTTCCGCAATAAGATGGAGGATGATCCCGACATTCGCAGCTTGATGCTGTACAGTGCGGATCAGCAGCAATTATATGTCTACAATCAGCATAAGCAGTTCAAAATCATCCCGACAAACGCGGCCCGCTCCTTCGTGCCGGATGCGATGTACCTGGAAGAAGAGGCCCAGGTATCGATCCCGAACATTTGGGTACGGAAAATTGTGAATTTGCCAGAGCAGTCGATGTACTCGCTTCGCGTCCCGGTGAACAACAAGCAATCACTGCGCAATGTCGGGCAGCTGCTCGTTTATTTTGATGCGGAGAAGATTTGGGGGAGCCTGGCGAATTATCGCGATGATTTTAAAGGGACGATCGTTGTGCTGTCCGCGGACGGCGACGTCTTGTTCGACACTTCAAATACGTTGTACGGCCGCAAGTATCCGTATGCAGAACAGATCAGCTCCATTTATGACACTGGGGTAATCGGTGAAGATATGACCATCACGAAACTGACCCAGAGCCAGGGAGGATATACCGTGCTCAGCGCGGTGCCAAAGGAAGAGCTTGCCGCCACCTACCGGGGCGTGCGCAATTCGATCATTACGATCGCCTTGATTTGCATACTGGTCGCCATTATCGTTCCGTCCTTGTTTATCGGCAATTTTGCTAGACGGATCTATAACATCATTCGTTTGATGAGAAAAGTGAAGAAGGGCGACCTGAAAGCGCGTATCGATGATCCCCGTGAGGATGAGCTTGGACAAATTTCCAAGAGCTTCAATGATATGCTCGATGAACTGAACTTGTATATTGATCGCGGGCTCAAGGCGGAAATCAAGCAGAAGCACGCGGAGCTCGCCGCGCTGGAGGCGAGGGTGAATCCCCACTTCCTGTACAATACGCTTGAAGTCATTCGCATGCGGTCCATATCCCACGGAGCCCATGATGTCGCGGAGATGATCTACAGCCTGTCGGTGCTGTTCAAGAGCTTTGTTCAGCAGAAAAGCAACTATACGCTGAAGGACGAGCTGGAGGCTTGCCGCTTGTATCTGGAGCTGTTTCGCATCCGGTACAAGGATAAGTTTTCCTACAGCATCCGATGCGATAGGCCGTTTGAGAGCATTCCCATTTTTAAAATGTCGCTGCAGCCGATCATTGAAAATTACATTCTGCATGGCATGAGGGCGGACAGGAATGACAATCATATTGAAATATCCGTACAGCCAAGCGGCGAGGATTGTATCGTCCAGGTCAGGGACAATGGCAAGGGTATTGCGCGGGAGCGGCTGGAGCAAATCATGACTGGACTGTATCATCCGGACAAGAACGCGGAATCGTTCGGGCTGCGCAGCATCCATGAGAGACTGGGGCTGCTCTTTGGCGACCGTTACGGCCTTGAAATCGAAAGTGAAGAAGGACAGGGCACCACACTTACCATTCGTTTTCCCCGGAAGGGAGAGGGGGTAATCAACCATGTTTAAAGTGTTTATCGTAGACGATGAGCCGTTCATTATCGAGGGGCTTTACGATATTGTCGATTGGGCTAAGCTCGGCATGGAAATTGTGGGCCATGCGGAGAATGGCGCGATTGCGCTTGAAGCGATGAAGGTAACGCCAGCCGATATTCTAATTACGGATATTTCGATGCCCGTGATGAGTGGATTGGATTTAATCCGCCATGTCCGGGCTGTTCATCCCGAGTTGAAAGTCATCGTCCTTAGCGGATATAACGAGTTTGATTACTTGAAAGAAGGCATGGCGCTTGGGATTGAGAACTATCTGTTGAAGCCGATCAATTTGGAAGAATTCAAGGGAACCTTGAGAACGGTTGCCCAGAAGTTGAATGTGAACCGGTCGGAGCTCGCCTTGAACGAGCAGAGCATGCGGATATTGAGGGACAATGTGATGTATCGCTGGCTGCAGGATCAGATTAGTCCAAAGGAGTTCCAGGAGCGTGCCGATCTGCTGGGCATTGAGCTCGATCAGCGGTATGTGCAGGTATCCATACTGCGAGCCGGGCATTCTATGGCAGAGGTGTTCGATTCTGTAATGAATCAGCTGAGTTCGTCGGAGAATGTTGTGCCCTTCCGGGATATGGACGGCGACATTGTGCTTGTGTTCAACGCGGATGATGTGTCGTCGTGCAAGGAGGATGCGGAACGAATCAGCGATAATCTGCGCCTGCTCCTGTCCCCCCATAACAAAATTTGTGCATCACTTGGCAGTGTGGAGAAGGTGGAGGATGCCTCGCAAAGCTACAGTCATGCCAAACGGGCACAGGAATATTTCATGGTCAGATCAGCCGACCGGATTTTACGTTATGAGGATTTGGCTAGCCGGCAGCAGGAGACGCGCCTCGGAGATTGGCCGATCGACTGGAATGAATACAAGAAGGAAGTTATGGCGAAGGATACGAAGGCGTTGTTTCTTCGCATCGAGAAGGACTTCGCTTATCTGCAGCAATTGGAGGGTATGACGCCGGATCTGCTGCAGGAGATCGCGATGGAATGGCTGATTCGCTTCAAGATGCTGCTGCAGGAAATCACCCATACCGATGATCCGGAGCCGTACAAGGGTGGGCTTAGCCAAATTCGGAGGGCGACAACCTCGGCCGAACTGATGGAGATGATCAAGGAAGCGGCGGCTATGACGGTGGATCTGCTTGAACGCGACGTGAAGAGTCCGGTCGTCCAGCAGGTGCTAAATTATATTCATGATGCGTACAATCAGGATTTGTCGCTGAAGGTGCTTGGCTCGATGTACAATATCCATCCGGTGTACCTGGGACAATTATTTCATAAAGAAGTTAATGAGACGTTCACCGAGTATATTAACCGATACCGGATCGAGAAAGCGAAGGAACTGCTGCGGATGACGAACATGAAGGTGCAGGAAATCGCACGGAAGGTCGGGTATTGGGAGACCGGTTATTTTTATAAACAATTCAAAAAATACGTCGGTATATCGCCGACTGAATTCAAAGGGCTTAGCTAGCGGAACATGCCGCTGGAAAGCCCTTTCTTTATTTTATACATGGATTTATTTAATTTCGCTTCTATTTGAAAATGCTTTCATAAATTACAGTAAAGATAGTCCTACTAAGGAAATCAAGGCGAAAAGCCAGCCGCGAATGGCAGTCTGGCCGCTTCCTCCACCAGCAATCGCATCATGAATAATTTGGAAGTCCGGAGGAACGATAGCGTTGTTATGCTGCAGATCATTCGGAGGCTACACCAAAGGGAGGTTCATAGGTAATGGCTAAACAAAGAAAAAGATTGTCTCTGCTTCTCGTATCCTTGATGGCGCTTACACTTGTGCTGAGCGCATGCGGAGGCGGCAAGGCGAGCAACAATGGAGCGGCTTCTGGCGCTGGAGGCAGCTCCGACAAGCCGGTTGAATTGATTTGGTACACGATCGGCACACCGCAGAAAGATGTTGACAAAGTGATGGAGGAAGTCAACAAATATACCAAGGAAAAAATCAATGCAACGATCAAAATGAAAATGATCGACTTCGGCGACTATACGCAAAAAATGCAGGTCATGGCCGCATCCGGTGAGCCTATGGACATTCTGTTCACCAGCTCCTGGGCGTTCGATTACGTGCAGAATGCCCGCAAAGGGGCATTTATGGAAATCGACGAGCTGCTGGAGACGCATGGCCAAGGCATCAAGGAAGTACTGGATCCTGCGTTCCTGGAAGGCTCCAAGGTTGACGGACATAACTATGCTGTTCCGGCCAACAAGGAATTACCAGCACAGGAGGTTTACCGCTTCAATCAAGACTTGCTTGATAAATACAATTTAGGCATTTCAAACGTACGTTCTCTGGAGAGCCTTGAGCCTCTGCTGAAGGTCATCAAGGAGAATGAGCCCGGCATCACGCCGTATGCCATCATGAGTGACCATGTGCCGCTTATGCCGTTCGACTACGTGATTGAAAAAATGCCGATGGCTGTATACATGGACACCAAGGACTATAAAGTCGTGAACATCCTGGAAACTGAGGAAGCCAAGGAAACATTGAAGACGATGCGCAAGTTCTATCAAGCCGGCTACATTTCTCCAGAGGCAGCGACCACGACTTCGGTAGATGATTTGTATAAATCCGGAAAATGGTTCTCGGATCGCGCTGCTACACAGCCGCTGGCCAATAACCTCTGGTCTGCAAGCTATGGTTATCCGGTAACCTCAACGCCAGCTGGCGATGCTTATGTATATAACTGGTCCGTTATGGGTTCGATGCAGGCGATTTCCGCAAACTCGAAATACCCTGAGAAAGCTATGGAATTTCTGAATCTGCTTAACACAGACCCAGTGCTTCGCAATATGATCGATTCTGGAATCGAAGGCGTCCATTATGAGAAAGTCGGCGACAATGTCATGAAAAACCTGGAGGAATCTAAGAACTATGACATGCCAACCTTCTCCCTGGGGAACATTCTGATCACTTACTTGAACGAGAACGATCCTTCCGACAAATGGGAGCAATTCAAAGAGTTCAACGAATCGGGTAAAAACGCGCCGCTGCTGGGCTTCAACTTTGATGCAACGAATGTAGCGAGTGAAATCGCTGCCGTGCAGAACGTGAAGGACGAATTCTGGGCATCCCTTATGACGGGTACAGTAGATCCGGAAGAGTACCTGCCAAAAGCAAATGAGAAATTTAAAGCCGCGGGTCTGGATAAGATTATCGCGGAAGCTCAAAAACAGATTGACGAGTGGA
This window harbors:
- a CDS encoding histidine kinase; translated protein: MIIGNVYRKYFKNNLFLKMILFFSIIMIVTIITFSYLMFLSLSEAAVQRQMNIQKRAVESVSSYVSGKYESVQNMMRDVYRDSELASNTSFLMEHPYEEYVRFRLDKFYSDIGATTDAVQFFRNKMEDDPDIRSLMLYSADQQQLYVYNQHKQFKIIPTNAARSFVPDAMYLEEEAQVSIPNIWVRKIVNLPEQSMYSLRVPVNNKQSLRNVGQLLVYFDAEKIWGSLANYRDDFKGTIVVLSADGDVLFDTSNTLYGRKYPYAEQISSIYDTGVIGEDMTITKLTQSQGGYTVLSAVPKEELAATYRGVRNSIITIALICILVAIIVPSLFIGNFARRIYNIIRLMRKVKKGDLKARIDDPREDELGQISKSFNDMLDELNLYIDRGLKAEIKQKHAELAALEARVNPHFLYNTLEVIRMRSISHGAHDVAEMIYSLSVLFKSFVQQKSNYTLKDELEACRLYLELFRIRYKDKFSYSIRCDRPFESIPIFKMSLQPIIENYILHGMRADRNDNHIEISVQPSGEDCIVQVRDNGKGIARERLEQIMTGLYHPDKNAESFGLRSIHERLGLLFGDRYGLEIESEEGQGTTLTIRFPRKGEGVINHV
- a CDS encoding ABC transporter substrate-binding protein, which encodes MAKQRKRLSLLLVSLMALTLVLSACGGGKASNNGAASGAGGSSDKPVELIWYTIGTPQKDVDKVMEEVNKYTKEKINATIKMKMIDFGDYTQKMQVMAASGEPMDILFTSSWAFDYVQNARKGAFMEIDELLETHGQGIKEVLDPAFLEGSKVDGHNYAVPANKELPAQEVYRFNQDLLDKYNLGISNVRSLESLEPLLKVIKENEPGITPYAIMSDHVPLMPFDYVIEKMPMAVYMDTKDYKVVNILETEEAKETLKTMRKFYQAGYISPEAATTTSVDDLYKSGKWFSDRAATQPLANNLWSASYGYPVTSTPAGDAYVYNWSVMGSMQAISANSKYPEKAMEFLNLLNTDPVLRNMIDSGIEGVHYEKVGDNVMKNLEESKNYDMPTFSLGNILITYLNENDPSDKWEQFKEFNESGKNAPLLGFNFDATNVASEIAAVQNVKDEFWASLMTGTVDPEEYLPKANEKFKAAGLDKIIAEAQKQIDEWRAANNK
- a CDS encoding response regulator transcription factor, with the translated sequence MFKVFIVDDEPFIIEGLYDIVDWAKLGMEIVGHAENGAIALEAMKVTPADILITDISMPVMSGLDLIRHVRAVHPELKVIVLSGYNEFDYLKEGMALGIENYLLKPINLEEFKGTLRTVAQKLNVNRSELALNEQSMRILRDNVMYRWLQDQISPKEFQERADLLGIELDQRYVQVSILRAGHSMAEVFDSVMNQLSSSENVVPFRDMDGDIVLVFNADDVSSCKEDAERISDNLRLLLSPHNKICASLGSVEKVEDASQSYSHAKRAQEYFMVRSADRILRYEDLASRQQETRLGDWPIDWNEYKKEVMAKDTKALFLRIEKDFAYLQQLEGMTPDLLQEIAMEWLIRFKMLLQEITHTDDPEPYKGGLSQIRRATTSAELMEMIKEAAAMTVDLLERDVKSPVVQQVLNYIHDAYNQDLSLKVLGSMYNIHPVYLGQLFHKEVNETFTEYINRYRIEKAKELLRMTNMKVQEIARKVGYWETGYFYKQFKKYVGISPTEFKGLS